In Clostridium sp. SY8519, one genomic interval encodes:
- a CDS encoding zinc ribbon domain-containing protein, which produces MAFMDRVGSAISSLADKGVSKTKELKDTAKYTVDIKNTENAINQAYREIGKAYYEAHKADAETEFEQIGEISELLEELQQLKAKRDEVRGVMKCPNCGAQVKESDRFCTSCGVKLEKPAERVEAEIVSHGTYGEPETAEEVEGLDAETAEPETEQAADAASSKTEQAADSAEPAAEQAADSAEPAADAAETAETEAADNLKL; this is translated from the coding sequence ATGGCATTTATGGACAGAGTCGGCAGCGCGATTTCTTCGCTTGCGGATAAGGGGGTAAGCAAGACAAAAGAGCTGAAAGATACCGCTAAGTATACGGTGGATATCAAAAACACAGAAAACGCCATCAACCAGGCTTACCGGGAAATTGGAAAAGCTTACTATGAAGCCCACAAGGCAGATGCGGAGACAGAGTTTGAGCAGATCGGCGAAATCAGCGAGCTGCTGGAAGAGCTGCAGCAGCTGAAGGCAAAGCGGGATGAGGTGCGGGGCGTGATGAAATGCCCGAACTGCGGCGCACAGGTAAAAGAAAGTGACAGATTCTGCACATCCTGTGGAGTAAAACTGGAAAAACCGGCCGAACGGGTGGAAGCGGAAATCGTCAGTCATGGCACTTACGGTGAACCGGAGACCGCGGAAGAAGTGGAAGGCCTGGATGCTGAGACTGCGGAGCCGGAGACGGAACAGGCGGCAGATGCTGCGTCGTCAAAGACAGAACAGGCAGCAGACAGCGCGGAGCCGGCGGCAGAACAGGCAGCAGACAGCGCGGAGCCGGCGGCAGATGCCGCGGAAACCGCAGAAACGGAAGCAGCAGATAATCTGAAATTGTAA
- the vanR gene encoding VanR-ABDEGLN family response regulator transcription factor: protein MKKENKILVVDDEKEIADLIEIYLKNEGYEVEKFYQAAGVLECADAEPVALAVLDLMLPDMDGMELMRRIRQRHFFPIILLTAKNQETDKLNGLTLGADDYMTKPFEPLELVARVKAQLRRSTRYNALCPAGTGDLPQEEISIRGLTINADTHKCFLNGAELDLTPLEFDILLFLCRNRGKVISSETLFEQVWGEAFLDNDNTVMAHIARLRGKMKEPPRHPKYVKTIWGVGYTIE, encoded by the coding sequence ATGAAAAAAGAGAACAAAATTCTGGTCGTGGATGATGAAAAAGAAATCGCGGATCTGATTGAGATTTATTTGAAAAATGAAGGCTATGAAGTGGAGAAATTCTATCAGGCCGCAGGTGTTCTGGAATGTGCGGATGCCGAACCCGTTGCCCTGGCCGTACTGGATCTGATGCTTCCGGATATGGATGGTATGGAGCTGATGCGGAGAATCCGACAGCGGCATTTCTTCCCGATTATTCTGCTGACCGCGAAGAATCAGGAAACCGACAAGCTGAACGGACTGACATTGGGGGCGGATGATTATATGACCAAACCCTTTGAACCGCTGGAACTGGTGGCCAGAGTCAAAGCTCAGCTGCGGCGCTCCACACGCTACAACGCGCTCTGCCCGGCAGGAACCGGTGATCTGCCGCAGGAAGAGATCAGTATCCGGGGGCTGACCATCAATGCGGATACGCACAAATGTTTTCTGAATGGCGCGGAGCTGGATCTGACTCCGCTGGAGTTTGATATTCTGCTGTTTCTGTGCCGGAACAGGGGGAAAGTGATATCATCGGAAACCTTGTTTGAACAGGTCTGGGGCGAGGCGTTCCTGGACAATGACAATACTGTGATGGCGCATATTGCCCGGCTGCGGGGAAAAATGAAAGAACCGCCGCGCCATCCGAAGTATGTCAAGACCATCTGGGGAGTAGGGTATACCATTGAATAA
- a CDS encoding HAMP domain-containing sensor histidine kinase has translation MNKRRQTEKEQIVRRSLGKKLTAVYLLHLLIFLGLSVLWIVFANQTLWPRLIKESGGYFAFNDEAVTIGLFAVPVLAWIGYTIYFIRRPLRYLDELIQAAEQMAMEKERPIRLSAKLRPAEKRMNEFRVEALQNERHLQEENQKRNDLILYLAHDLKTPLTSVLGYLSLIQENPNLREEQKQKYTKIAYEKAERLQELVEEFFDITKFSLTDMRLSPEQRNMSRMLEQMVSEYTPLLEQNHMTWKTRIQEQIEAWFDAEKMQRVFDNLIRNAISYSDPDTALELTANRTEDQIQIQMKNHGPTIPPDKISHLFEQFYRVDDARNTRSGGAGLGLAIAKVIIELHHGTVTACSREGVTCFEILLPSDCRQEKVRNGSE, from the coding sequence TTGAATAAGAGACGACAGACAGAAAAAGAACAGATTGTCCGGCGAAGTCTCGGGAAAAAGCTGACGGCCGTCTATCTGCTGCATCTGCTGATTTTTCTCGGCCTGTCGGTTTTGTGGATAGTTTTTGCGAATCAGACGCTCTGGCCCCGGCTGATAAAAGAAAGCGGAGGGTATTTTGCGTTCAATGATGAGGCGGTGACGATCGGACTGTTTGCGGTTCCGGTTCTGGCGTGGATCGGATATACGATATATTTTATCCGCAGGCCGCTGCGCTATCTGGATGAGCTGATACAGGCGGCAGAACAGATGGCAATGGAAAAGGAACGGCCGATCCGTCTGTCGGCAAAACTGCGCCCGGCGGAGAAACGAATGAACGAATTCCGTGTGGAGGCGCTTCAGAATGAACGGCATCTGCAGGAAGAAAATCAGAAACGAAATGATCTGATTCTTTATCTGGCGCATGATCTGAAGACGCCGCTGACCAGTGTGCTGGGGTATTTATCCCTGATTCAGGAAAATCCGAATCTTCGGGAAGAACAGAAGCAGAAATATACAAAGATCGCGTATGAGAAGGCGGAACGGCTGCAGGAACTGGTGGAGGAATTCTTTGATATTACGAAGTTTTCCCTCACGGATATGCGGCTGTCTCCCGAGCAAAGAAATATGAGCCGTATGCTGGAACAGATGGTATCGGAATATACGCCTCTGCTGGAACAGAACCATATGACCTGGAAGACGCGGATTCAGGAGCAGATCGAGGCGTGGTTTGACGCGGAAAAGATGCAGAGGGTCTTTGACAATCTGATACGCAACGCAATCAGCTACAGTGATCCGGATACGGCGCTGGAACTGACGGCGAACCGTACGGAGGATCAGATACAGATTCAGATGAAAAATCACGGACCGACGATTCCGCCGGACAAAATCAGCCATCTGTTTGAGCAGTTCTACCGCGTGGACGACGCACGAAATACCCGGTCCGGCGGAGCCGGTCTGGGACTTGCCATAGCAAAGGTGATTATTGAACTGCATCATGGGACGGTGACGGCATGCAGCCGGGAGGGAGTCACATGCTTTGAGATTTTGCTGCCCTCAGACTGCCGTCAGGAAAAAGTAAGAAATGGGTCAGAATAA
- a CDS encoding aminotransferase class IV, with translation MNIQLDDGVQFGLGAFETIALQENTPLFLDWHLERLRRSLEFLHISQKVNAEEVIRWIDQNAAKEPGSGQEQRACKFMVSEKNKIFSLRKNPYTEAVKDRGFRLAYSPVLRNETSPLVYHKTMNYGDNILEKRRTKNLPIDEVVFLNTRGELCEGSTTNLFFVKQGQIFTPKQSCGLLPGILRRYVLQTFFCRETVLYPRDAEQMEECFVTNSLMGIMPVLELGDVCYARGPVTERCMERYRKDTEAAVTA, from the coding sequence ATGAATATACAGTTGGATGACGGCGTGCAGTTCGGCCTGGGCGCCTTTGAAACCATCGCACTGCAGGAAAATACCCCGCTTTTTCTGGACTGGCATCTGGAACGCCTGCGGCGGTCCCTGGAGTTTCTGCATATTTCACAGAAAGTAAACGCGGAAGAAGTAATCCGCTGGATCGATCAGAATGCAGCGAAGGAACCGGGATCCGGACAGGAGCAGCGGGCATGTAAGTTTATGGTGTCCGAAAAAAACAAAATTTTTTCCCTGCGGAAAAATCCCTATACCGAAGCAGTAAAAGACCGCGGATTCCGTCTGGCGTACAGCCCGGTGCTGCGCAATGAGACCTCTCCGCTGGTGTATCACAAAACCATGAATTACGGTGACAATATCCTGGAAAAAAGACGGACAAAAAATCTTCCGATCGATGAAGTCGTATTTCTGAATACCCGGGGGGAATTGTGCGAAGGCAGCACCACGAATCTGTTTTTCGTTAAGCAGGGACAGATCTTTACGCCAAAGCAGTCCTGCGGACTTCTGCCGGGAATTCTCAGAAGGTATGTGCTGCAGACGTTTTTCTGCCGGGAGACGGTTCTGTATCCTAGGGACGCGGAACAGATGGAAGAGTGTTTTGTCACCAATTCGCTGATGGGGATTATGCCGGTGCTTGAGCTGGGAGATGTCTGCTATGCCCGGGGGCCTGTGACTGAGCGGTGTATGGAGCGGTATCGGAAGGATACAGAGGCAGCCGTTACCGCGTGA
- a CDS encoding cupin domain-containing protein has translation MYKKRENIKPIILEHMKGGEKYVQKFSSIGTDDFTGNADVVARLVLIPGASIGYHEHVGNEEVITVLSGSGRCTDDGTVYTLRPGDVTICREHHQHGIENLSETEDLVLMAVVIRTEK, from the coding sequence ATGTATAAAAAACGTGAAAATATCAAGCCGATAATACTGGAACACATGAAGGGCGGAGAAAAATACGTACAAAAATTCTCCTCCATCGGAACCGATGATTTCACCGGCAATGCCGATGTCGTCGCCCGTCTGGTCCTTATCCCCGGGGCATCCATCGGTTATCACGAACACGTGGGCAATGAGGAGGTCATTACGGTATTATCCGGCAGCGGCCGCTGTACCGATGACGGCACGGTCTATACCCTGCGTCCCGGCGATGTGACGATTTGCCGGGAACATCATCAGCATGGAATCGAAAATCTTTCCGAAACGGAAGATCTGGTTCTGATGGCAGTTGTCATCCGGACAGAAAAATAG
- the tyrS gene encoding tyrosine--tRNA ligase, with protein MTCYDELVARGLIAQVTDEEQIRDLVNHGKATFYIGFDPTADSLHVGHFMALCLMKRLQMAGNRPIALIGGGTAMIGDPSGRTDMRQMMTKETIQHNVDCFKKQMSRFVDFSDGKALLVNNADWLLDLNYVDVLRDIGPHFSVNRMLTAECYKQRMERGLSFLEFNYMIMQSYDFYELFRTYGCNMQFGGDDQWSNMLGGTELIRRKLGKDAYAMTITLLLNSEGKKMGKTQSGAVWLDPNKTSPYDFYQYWRNVGDADVLKCLRMLTFLPLEQIDEMDHWEGSQLNQAKEILAFELTKLVHGEEEAQKAQTAARAIFSSGSAADMPVAELSESDLKDGSIDIMGLLVAAGLCSSRSDARRTVQQGGASVNGEKITDINTSYTPADLQADDFVLKKGKKNFRKIIYK; from the coding sequence ATGACTTGTTATGATGAACTGGTTGCCCGCGGCCTCATCGCCCAGGTAACTGACGAAGAACAGATCCGTGATCTGGTGAATCATGGAAAAGCTACTTTTTATATCGGATTCGACCCCACCGCAGACAGTCTCCACGTCGGCCATTTTATGGCGCTGTGCCTGATGAAGCGCCTGCAGATGGCAGGAAACCGTCCCATCGCCTTGATCGGAGGCGGCACCGCTATGATCGGCGATCCTTCCGGACGTACCGATATGCGCCAGATGATGACAAAAGAGACCATCCAGCACAACGTAGACTGCTTTAAAAAACAGATGTCACGGTTTGTGGACTTTTCTGACGGCAAAGCGCTGTTGGTCAACAACGCGGACTGGCTGCTGGATTTAAATTATGTCGATGTACTGCGTGACATCGGCCCGCATTTTTCCGTAAACCGCATGCTGACCGCGGAATGCTACAAACAGCGTATGGAGCGGGGCTTAAGCTTCCTGGAATTCAACTACATGATCATGCAGAGCTATGATTTCTACGAATTATTCCGCACCTACGGCTGTAATATGCAGTTCGGCGGCGATGACCAGTGGTCCAATATGCTGGGCGGCACCGAGCTGATCCGCAGAAAGCTGGGGAAAGACGCCTATGCCATGACCATTACCCTTCTGCTGAACTCCGAAGGCAAAAAAATGGGAAAAACCCAGTCCGGAGCAGTATGGTTGGATCCGAATAAGACTTCCCCCTACGATTTCTATCAGTACTGGAGGAATGTGGGGGATGCGGATGTATTAAAATGTCTGCGTATGCTCACGTTCCTTCCTCTGGAACAGATCGATGAAATGGATCACTGGGAAGGCAGCCAGCTGAATCAGGCCAAAGAAATCCTGGCCTTTGAACTGACCAAGCTGGTGCATGGCGAAGAAGAGGCTCAGAAGGCCCAGACCGCTGCCCGGGCCATCTTCTCTTCCGGCAGCGCTGCAGACATGCCGGTTGCTGAGCTCTCGGAAAGTGACCTGAAGGATGGTTCCATTGATATCATGGGACTTCTTGTGGCTGCCGGCCTCTGCTCTTCCCGTTCCGACGCGCGCCGTACCGTTCAGCAGGGCGGTGCTTCTGTCAACGGGGAAAAAATCACCGACATCAACACTTCCTATACACCTGCCGATCTGCAGGCTGATGATTTTGTTCTGAAAAAGGGAAAGAAAAATTTCCGCAAAATCATCTATAAATAA
- a CDS encoding helix-turn-helix domain-containing protein, which translates to MFEHMSYEEFKHYAGQEESCCISSCMVMKTLQLLGGKWRLLVLYQLAKRPSYRFGELRRSIPNITNTMLTNTLRELEEAGLVHREQFNEIPPHVEYSITDMGKDLFPVFFEMARWGSRYFSES; encoded by the coding sequence ATGTTCGAACATATGAGTTATGAAGAATTCAAGCATTACGCGGGGCAGGAGGAGTCCTGCTGTATTTCCTCCTGCATGGTCATGAAGACGCTGCAGCTGCTGGGCGGCAAATGGCGTCTGCTGGTGCTCTATCAGCTGGCCAAACGTCCCTCCTACCGGTTTGGCGAACTGCGCAGATCGATTCCGAACATCACCAACACCATGCTGACCAATACCCTGCGGGAACTGGAAGAAGCCGGTCTCGTCCACCGGGAGCAGTTCAACGAAATCCCGCCCCATGTGGAATATTCCATCACGGATATGGGCAAAGATCTCTTTCCGGTATTCTTCGAAATGGCCCGGTGGGGCAGCCGGTACTTTTCGGAGTCCTGA
- a CDS encoding C39 family peptidase gives MGKRVRRKRRTGRIMAAVILLLVLSAAVSAAVRNAEIRKLETGGYPKQLVELAKRNRETCRFVKNYYRYRHTKFTIDLQGEVQKGEIPLFLQWDKRWGYRKYGGNYLALTGCGPTSLSMVYCGLTGDTRWNPLKTARWAEKQGYYIKGQGSSWDLMSKGGRRLGLKVKQRAPEKEEILSALESGKAIIASVGPGDFTSSGHFIVLTGVSAFQRISVNDPNSRRRSRSWDADRLIRQIRQVWIFG, from the coding sequence ATGGGAAAAAGAGTAAGAAGAAAAAGAAGAACCGGGCGGATCATGGCGGCCGTTATTTTGCTGCTGGTGCTGTCAGCCGCTGTTTCAGCCGCTGTACGGAACGCTGAGATCAGGAAACTGGAAACCGGCGGCTACCCGAAACAGCTGGTGGAACTGGCAAAACGGAACCGGGAGACCTGCAGATTTGTAAAAAATTACTACAGATACAGACACACGAAGTTCACGATTGATCTTCAAGGTGAGGTACAGAAAGGAGAAATTCCGCTGTTTCTTCAGTGGGATAAGCGCTGGGGCTATCGGAAATACGGGGGAAACTATCTGGCGCTGACCGGATGCGGACCGACCAGCCTGTCCATGGTGTACTGCGGACTGACGGGAGATACCCGGTGGAATCCTTTAAAAACCGCCCGCTGGGCGGAAAAACAGGGATATTATATCAAAGGCCAAGGCTCATCCTGGGATCTGATGAGCAAAGGAGGCAGACGGTTGGGCTTGAAGGTGAAACAGAGGGCGCCGGAGAAGGAAGAGATTCTGTCTGCGCTAGAGTCCGGAAAGGCAATCATAGCCAGTGTAGGGCCCGGTGACTTCACCTCATCCGGACATTTCATTGTGCTGACCGGAGTGTCAGCGTTTCAGCGTATTTCCGTGAATGATCCAAACAGCAGGCGCCGCAGCAGAAGCTGGGATGCGGACCGTCTGATCCGTCAGATCCGGCAGGTGTGGATTTTTGGCTGA
- the lon gene encoding endopeptidase La has translation MIVVPVYNTIVAPYAKMYLQTEQFKKAARRDPKIGERVVFIVSRVNREREDMKVDEFQPIGVSGSISEINQQGFIVIDTANRVNIEEVIITPGLNIELTISRKSDIDDLTEEEHREHLDHLKQALVQFSAGFQWGAMARPYILSMQSVGEVTSMMSQWLTNSAEEKYAILEEDSSKARMEKMEQMVYEHLEMTKVTGEAKDAQEADYQKIYREQAIKKQMEYLQKELDEMHPEEMSDLRKIELKIEESGMNEEARKEAEKVLNRLKQGGSQGAENGMLYDYLDFVTSLNWKKEEPEFIDLSEAERILDEDHFGLEKVKKRVIQQIAVMNLQKKQSGSILLFVGAPGTGKTSIGQGIAKALHRKYVRVSLGGVRDEADIRGHRRTYIGAMPGRIMDGIQKSGVSNPVMVLDEVDKLSASYNGDPASALLEVLDPEQNSTFTDHYMNVPYDLSDVLFVCTANSLDTIPEPLLNRMEVIQFSGYTPIEKFQIARKHLIPKAMQSMGLPEGSLELTDEALQTIIDDYTMEAGVRGLKKRIDTICRTAAVEIVKNQDTKITADPEIVKEYLDMRPITHDHVLQKQKAGIVTGLAWTRVGGTILFIETMFTKGKGRTIITGQLGDVMKESVSIAISLVKSMYPDKANLFEENDLHVHVPAGATPKDGPSAGITLTTAIASLVTGRAVDPEIAMTGEVSLRGAVTPIGGLPEKLMAAERAGAKKVFIPEENVADLKDVADEVKEKLTIIPVSEVTDVLEQTGLLERSEIHAA, from the coding sequence ATGATCGTAGTACCTGTATATAATACAATCGTGGCACCATATGCCAAAATGTATCTGCAGACGGAGCAGTTTAAGAAAGCGGCCAGAAGAGATCCGAAGATCGGGGAACGGGTGGTCTTCATCGTATCCCGGGTGAACCGGGAGCGGGAGGATATGAAAGTGGACGAATTTCAGCCCATCGGTGTATCCGGCAGTATTTCAGAGATCAATCAGCAGGGATTTATCGTCATCGATACTGCGAACCGTGTCAATATAGAAGAAGTCATCATTACCCCGGGCCTGAATATTGAGCTTACAATTTCCAGAAAATCGGATATCGATGATCTGACCGAAGAGGAGCACAGAGAGCATCTGGATCACCTGAAGCAGGCGCTGGTGCAGTTTTCGGCTGGATTCCAGTGGGGCGCGATGGCCCGGCCGTATATCCTGTCCATGCAGTCGGTGGGAGAAGTGACGTCTATGATGTCCCAGTGGCTGACGAATTCCGCGGAAGAAAAATACGCGATTCTGGAGGAAGACAGCAGCAAGGCACGTATGGAGAAAATGGAGCAGATGGTCTATGAGCATCTGGAGATGACCAAAGTCACGGGAGAGGCCAAGGACGCGCAGGAAGCGGATTACCAGAAGATTTACCGGGAGCAGGCCATCAAAAAGCAGATGGAATATCTGCAGAAGGAACTGGATGAGATGCATCCGGAAGAAATGTCTGATCTGCGCAAGATCGAATTAAAGATCGAAGAATCTGGCATGAATGAGGAGGCCCGCAAAGAAGCGGAAAAAGTACTGAACCGGCTGAAACAGGGCGGTTCCCAGGGCGCAGAGAACGGCATGCTGTATGACTATCTGGACTTTGTCACCAGCCTGAACTGGAAGAAGGAAGAGCCGGAATTCATTGATCTGTCAGAAGCGGAGCGGATCCTGGATGAGGACCATTTCGGCCTGGAAAAAGTGAAAAAACGTGTGATTCAGCAGATCGCAGTGATGAATCTGCAGAAAAAACAGTCCGGTTCGATCCTCCTGTTTGTCGGCGCACCGGGTACCGGCAAGACCAGTATCGGCCAGGGCATCGCGAAGGCGCTGCACCGGAAGTATGTCCGGGTCAGCCTGGGCGGTGTGCGTGACGAAGCAGATATCCGCGGTCACAGAAGAACCTATATCGGAGCTATGCCTGGACGTATCATGGATGGCATCCAGAAAAGCGGTGTATCCAATCCGGTCATGGTACTGGATGAGGTGGATAAACTGTCCGCTTCCTACAACGGGGATCCGGCCAGTGCATTGCTGGAAGTCCTGGATCCGGAGCAGAACAGCACCTTTACGGATCATTATATGAATGTACCCTATGATCTGTCGGATGTGCTGTTTGTATGCACAGCCAACAGCCTGGACACCATACCGGAGCCGCTGTTGAACCGAATGGAAGTGATCCAGTTCTCCGGCTATACGCCGATTGAAAAATTCCAGATTGCTCGGAAGCATCTGATCCCGAAGGCAATGCAGAGTATGGGCCTTCCGGAGGGAAGCCTGGAACTGACCGATGAGGCCCTGCAGACCATTATTGATGATTATACGATGGAAGCCGGGGTCCGGGGACTGAAAAAGCGGATCGATACCATCTGCAGAACCGCGGCGGTAGAGATCGTGAAGAATCAGGATACAAAGATCACGGCAGACCCGGAGATTGTAAAAGAGTATCTGGATATGCGTCCGATTACCCATGATCATGTGCTGCAGAAGCAGAAAGCGGGTATTGTAACCGGGCTGGCCTGGACCAGAGTGGGCGGAACCATCCTGTTTATCGAGACCATGTTCACCAAGGGCAAGGGCCGCACGATTATCACCGGTCAGCTGGGCGATGTCATGAAGGAATCGGTATCCATCGCCATCAGTCTGGTGAAATCCATGTATCCGGACAAAGCAAACCTGTTTGAAGAAAATGACCTGCATGTGCATGTGCCGGCAGGCGCTACTCCGAAAGATGGCCCTTCGGCAGGCATCACGCTGACTACGGCGATTGCGTCACTGGTGACCGGCCGTGCCGTAGATCCGGAAATTGCCATGACCGGCGAAGTATCCCTGCGGGGCGCAGTTACGCCCATCGGCGGCCTTCCGGAGAAGCTGATGGCAGCAGAACGGGCTGGAGCGAAAAAAGTATTTATTCCTGAGGAAAATGTGGCTGATCTGAAAGATGTGGCCGATGAAGTGAAAGAGAAACTGACGATTATACCGGTCAGCGAAGTGACAGATGTACTGGAACAGACCGGACTGCTGGAACGTAGTGAAATCCATGCGGCATAA
- a CDS encoding SH3 domain-containing protein: MKKRLVVVLGAALSLTMCTAIPAFASEATASRGTVTASSLNVRAGASTSNRIVGGLDEGDKVTIVGKTNGWYKIKYDGAAAYVAGNYVSTSGSSSSSSSASTRSSSWNGAVLNRTNGTVTGPSGKETYYNMDMSNIVRIMRARGNKGKYWVRKDGVKMLGNYVMVAANLNTHPRGSLVATSLGTGIVCDTGGFAAHNPNQLDIAVTW; the protein is encoded by the coding sequence ATGAAAAAGAGACTCGTCGTTGTACTGGGGGCAGCATTATCCCTTACCATGTGCACAGCAATCCCTGCATTCGCTAGTGAAGCGACCGCCAGTCGCGGTACTGTTACCGCCTCTTCTTTAAACGTACGTGCAGGCGCATCCACTTCCAACCGCATCGTCGGCGGACTGGATGAAGGCGATAAAGTTACTATTGTAGGAAAAACCAACGGTTGGTACAAAATCAAATATGACGGAGCTGCTGCATATGTAGCCGGCAATTATGTATCCACCAGCGGTTCCTCTTCCTCTTCATCCTCAGCATCCACCCGTTCCTCTTCCTGGAACGGCGCGGTATTAAACCGCACCAACGGTACCGTAACCGGACCGAGCGGAAAAGAGACCTATTACAACATGGATATGTCCAACATTGTCCGCATTATGCGCGCCAGAGGAAATAAGGGCAAATACTGGGTACGTAAGGACGGCGTCAAGATGCTGGGCAACTATGTCATGGTAGCAGCCAATCTGAACACCCATCCGAGAGGATCCCTGGTAGCAACCAGCCTTGGCACCGGCATCGTATGTGATACCGGCGGATTTGCGGCACACAATCCGAACCAGCTGGATATTGCAGTCACCTGGTAA